In Gemmatimonadaceae bacterium, the following are encoded in one genomic region:
- a CDS encoding lysophospholipid acyltransferase family protein, which yields MSEPAPARTPTLSHRLEYWGTRAAVFGLRLLGWRTASAIGGRIARLAYKPLGIRAGVVERQIAAAFPDRTPAEVLALAAASYDSLGRTSIETAIMPGTSRDEILARTERVEGWEHIERGLAQGKGLIAVTGHLGNWEYGGAYFAARGVPTDVVARGMANPIFEAYVTRTREEIGMSVIHDKDAVKRTPRALRDNHMVAFVSDHDALGLASTFVPFFGRPAKTPRGPAVFALRFGAPVVFIAIPRLPSGRYAVIVEPVEVEPTGDREADVDAIVLRFTQMLEDMVRRFPAQYFWQHRRWRRQPPDTPPHLREP from the coding sequence ATGTCCGAACCGGCCCCAGCGCGCACGCCCACGCTCTCGCATCGCCTCGAATACTGGGGGACCCGGGCCGCCGTCTTCGGCCTGCGCCTGCTCGGGTGGCGCACCGCCAGCGCGATTGGTGGCCGCATAGCCCGCTTAGCCTACAAGCCGCTGGGAATTCGGGCCGGCGTGGTCGAACGGCAGATCGCCGCCGCCTTCCCCGATCGGACACCGGCCGAGGTCCTGGCGCTTGCCGCCGCGTCCTACGACAGTCTCGGGCGCACCTCGATCGAGACGGCCATCATGCCCGGCACCTCGCGGGACGAGATCCTCGCGCGCACCGAGCGGGTGGAAGGATGGGAGCACATCGAGCGCGGTCTCGCCCAGGGCAAGGGGCTCATTGCCGTGACCGGACATCTGGGGAACTGGGAGTACGGCGGTGCCTACTTCGCCGCCCGCGGGGTCCCCACCGATGTCGTCGCGCGGGGCATGGCCAACCCGATCTTCGAAGCGTACGTGACGCGGACGCGTGAAGAGATCGGCATGTCCGTGATTCACGACAAGGACGCCGTCAAGCGCACGCCGCGCGCGCTGCGCGACAATCACATGGTCGCCTTCGTGAGCGATCATGACGCACTGGGACTGGCCAGTACGTTTGTGCCCTTCTTCGGCCGGCCGGCCAAAACCCCGCGCGGACCAGCGGTCTTTGCGCTGCGCTTCGGCGCGCCGGTGGTGTTCATTGCGATTCCGCGCCTCCCGAGCGGGCGCTACGCGGTGATCGTGGAACCGGTGGAGGTGGAACCCACCGGTGATCGCGAAGCGGATGTGGATGCCATCGTCCTGCGGTTCACGCAGATGCTCGAGGACATGGTGCGACGCTTCCCGGCCCAGTACTTCTGGCAGCATCGGCGCTGGCGGCGGCAACCGCCCGATACGCCGCCTCACCTGCGCGAGCCCTGA
- a CDS encoding pyridoxamine 5'-phosphate oxidase family protein: MNASPTFLVLDRAECEALLASQHVGRLAYSFRDRVDIEPVHYVFYAGNIYGRTQYGAKVDVLAHHPWVAFEVDRVEAMFRWRNVVVHGRLEFPDPVGTAMERERYAEGVAAFRTLLPTAFTEDDPTPGRELIFILPVSEVSGRAAVPPGHS; this comes from the coding sequence ATGAACGCGTCTCCGACATTCCTGGTGCTCGACCGCGCGGAATGCGAGGCCCTGCTGGCCTCGCAGCACGTCGGCCGTCTGGCGTACAGCTTTCGTGATCGCGTGGATATCGAGCCGGTGCACTACGTGTTCTACGCCGGCAACATCTATGGGCGAACGCAGTACGGCGCCAAGGTCGACGTGCTCGCGCATCATCCGTGGGTGGCGTTCGAGGTCGATCGCGTCGAGGCGATGTTCCGCTGGCGCAACGTCGTGGTGCACGGGCGCCTCGAGTTTCCCGATCCGGTGGGGACGGCGATGGAACGCGAGCGCTATGCCGAAGGTGTGGCCGCGTTTCGCACCCTCCTCCCCACGGCGTTCACCGAGGATGATCCGACCCCGGGGCGGGAGTTGATCTTCATCCTGCCGGTCTCGGAAGTCTCGGGGCGCGCGGCCGTGCCGCCGGGGCATTCGTGA
- a CDS encoding cation diffusion facilitator family transporter yields MTTPPPAVPDSQASQRLAQIGLLVNALLAIVKLVAGLVGNAYALVADAIESGMDMIGSVVVWGGLRIASRDPDEQYPFGYGRAEAVAGAIVASLMLGAAAGIAIEAVREIRTPHHAPAPWTLAILVVVIVVKEVLAKRVLAVSEATGSVVVAADAWHHRSDAITSGAAFIGIGIAIIGGPGWEPADDWAALVAAAVIAINGLLILRTAVADLMDRAPAPTVIQSVSEAALATSGVRAIEKLKVRKTGTAFYVDIHVQADPAMSLHEAHILSGRVKGAIRQRVPAAAGVLIHMEPYEPVAPT; encoded by the coding sequence ATGACCACTCCCCCACCGGCCGTGCCCGATTCGCAGGCATCGCAGCGGCTGGCCCAGATCGGCCTTCTCGTCAACGCGCTGCTCGCGATCGTCAAATTGGTCGCCGGGCTCGTGGGGAACGCGTACGCGCTGGTGGCCGACGCCATCGAGAGCGGGATGGACATGATCGGCTCCGTCGTGGTCTGGGGCGGGCTGCGGATCGCGAGCCGCGACCCCGATGAGCAGTATCCGTTCGGGTACGGACGCGCGGAGGCGGTGGCGGGGGCCATCGTAGCGTCGCTCATGCTGGGCGCCGCGGCCGGCATCGCGATCGAGGCGGTGCGGGAGATCCGCACGCCCCACCACGCACCGGCGCCCTGGACGCTCGCGATTCTGGTGGTCGTGATTGTCGTGAAGGAGGTGTTGGCCAAGCGTGTGCTGGCCGTGAGCGAAGCCACCGGGAGTGTCGTGGTGGCCGCGGACGCCTGGCATCATCGCAGCGACGCCATCACCTCGGGGGCGGCGTTCATCGGCATCGGCATCGCGATCATCGGTGGTCCGGGGTGGGAACCCGCCGATGACTGGGCGGCGCTCGTGGCCGCGGCGGTGATCGCCATCAACGGCCTCCTCATCCTGCGGACGGCGGTCGCGGATCTGATGGACCGTGCCCCCGCGCCGACGGTGATTCAATCGGTGTCGGAGGCGGCGTTGGCCACGAGCGGCGTGCGGGCGATCGAAAAGCTCAAGGTGCGCAAAACCGGCACCGCTTTTTACGTGGATATTCACGTACAGGCGGATCCGGCGATGTCGTTGCACGAGGCCCACATTCTGTCGGGGCGCGTAAAAGGCGCCATCCGGCAGCGGGTGCCGGCGGCCGCCGGCGTGTTGATTCACATGGAGCCCTACGAACCGGTAGCCCCGACATGA
- a CDS encoding gluconate 2-dehydrogenase subunit 3 family protein translates to MERRDFLRAAAAAAALSLVPHEAEAQAARAWATLAAPASPDLPVAPLSEAHRAIIRTVADAIIPRTDSPGANDVNVLGWIEVIAQDYYTDAERTALTTGLDAMDALSRQLTQQPLAGLAGAPLAQVMDALDAPTDRTTPAARGYSRLKGLVIHGYFTSERVQKDVLKTQIMPGRFNGAADMPTKGAGRDE, encoded by the coding sequence ATGGAACGTCGTGACTTTCTGAGGGCTGCTGCTGCGGCGGCGGCCCTCTCGCTTGTCCCCCACGAAGCCGAGGCGCAGGCCGCCCGCGCGTGGGCGACCCTTGCCGCTCCGGCATCCCCCGACCTCCCGGTGGCGCCCCTCAGCGAGGCCCATCGCGCGATCATTCGCACCGTCGCCGACGCCATCATTCCGCGCACCGACTCCCCGGGCGCGAATGATGTGAATGTCCTCGGCTGGATCGAGGTCATCGCGCAGGACTACTACACGGACGCCGAGCGCACCGCACTGACGACGGGGCTCGACGCCATGGACGCGCTGAGCCGACAGCTCACGCAGCAACCGTTGGCCGGTCTCGCCGGAGCGCCGCTGGCGCAGGTCATGGACGCGCTGGACGCGCCGACCGATCGCACGACACCGGCGGCGCGCGGCTACAGCCGGCTCAAGGGGCTCGTCATTCACGGCTACTTCACCAGCGAGCGCGTGCAGAAGGACGTGCTCAAGACACAGATCATGCCCGGGCGCTTCAACGGCGCCGCCGACATGCCGACCAAGGGAGCTGGCCGCGATGAGTGA
- a CDS encoding sigma-70 family RNA polymerase sigma factor gives MTRPPVDDRLAAVPTALPADLALVARVRACEQAAERELFDQYAPGIYRLIYRLTGRAEQAQDWTQDTFIRAFSRLHQFRGEASLATWLRTIAVSVTRNRMETVLRREQYAASMEEAESVASPETATDPDLRERLEAAIAALPAGTRAVYVLHDLEGYTHDEISAQLGIVEGTSKSQLSKARARLRAALAPFRNSECA, from the coding sequence GTGACGCGCCCTCCCGTCGACGATCGCCTCGCTGCGGTGCCAACCGCCCTGCCTGCGGACCTGGCGCTGGTCGCGCGGGTGCGGGCGTGCGAGCAGGCGGCCGAGCGCGAGCTGTTCGATCAGTACGCGCCCGGCATCTATCGGTTGATCTATCGGCTGACCGGACGTGCGGAGCAGGCGCAGGACTGGACCCAGGACACGTTCATTCGGGCATTCAGTCGCTTGCACCAGTTTCGTGGGGAGGCCTCGCTGGCCACGTGGTTGCGGACGATCGCCGTGTCGGTGACGCGCAACCGCATGGAGACGGTGCTCCGGCGCGAACAGTACGCGGCGTCGATGGAGGAGGCGGAGTCGGTGGCGTCACCGGAGACGGCGACCGACCCCGATCTGCGCGAGCGGCTGGAGGCGGCCATCGCGGCGCTGCCGGCCGGGACCCGGGCCGTGTACGTGTTACACGATCTCGAGGGCTACACGCACGACGAGATCAGTGCGCAGCTCGGGATCGTCGAGGGCACGAGTAAGTCGCAGTTATCCAAGGCGCGGGCGCGGCTTCGAGCCGCGCTCGCCCCGTTTCGAAACTCGGAGTGCGCATGA
- the mtgA gene encoding monofunctional biosynthetic peptidoglycan transglycosylase — MAKKSCWRRWWPKARWKRILVGGLLLALLPVPCILVVAVVQPPVTSVLLQRVGQRLVNGDRPIWPDHETVSRAGLSPNLRRAVLASEDDRFYLHHGIDFVEMQNALERRKRGGKLRGASTLTQQVAKNLFLWNGRSFVRKGLEAYLAVWLEILLSKERILDLYLNLAEWGPNQFGAESAARYHFKKSAFALSRDEAARLAAILPAPRRWSPRGSIASRRAAIIQQRMAYAAPKSEGAFSSLPSLDDLKQISDLVTSPSTPRKK, encoded by the coding sequence ATGGCCAAGAAATCGTGTTGGCGCCGCTGGTGGCCCAAGGCGCGGTGGAAGCGCATCCTGGTCGGCGGCCTGCTGCTCGCGCTGCTGCCGGTGCCGTGCATTCTGGTCGTCGCCGTCGTGCAGCCGCCGGTGACGTCGGTGCTGTTGCAGCGCGTCGGCCAGCGCCTGGTCAACGGCGATCGCCCCATCTGGCCCGATCATGAGACCGTCTCCCGGGCCGGCCTGTCGCCGAATCTGCGGCGCGCGGTCCTCGCCTCAGAAGACGACCGCTTCTACCTGCACCACGGCATCGACTTCGTGGAGATGCAGAACGCGCTCGAGCGGCGAAAGCGCGGCGGCAAGCTGCGCGGGGCAAGCACGCTGACGCAGCAGGTGGCCAAGAACCTGTTCCTCTGGAACGGCCGCTCCTTCGTGCGCAAAGGCCTCGAGGCGTATCTCGCGGTGTGGCTCGAGATCCTGCTCTCCAAGGAGCGGATTCTCGATCTCTACCTCAATCTCGCCGAGTGGGGGCCGAACCAGTTCGGCGCCGAGTCGGCGGCGCGCTATCACTTCAAGAAGAGCGCCTTCGCCCTCTCGCGCGACGAAGCCGCGCGCCTCGCGGCCATTTTGCCGGCCCCGCGGCGCTGGTCCCCGCGCGGCAGCATCGCCTCGCGCCGCGCCGCCATCATTCAGCAGCGCATGGCGTACGCCGCGCCCAAGAGCGAGGGGGCCTTCAGCTCCCTCCCCTCGCTCGACGATCTCAAGCAGATCAGCGATCTCGTCACGTCGCCCAGCACGCCGCGCAAGAAGTAG
- the fabG gene encoding 3-oxoacyl-ACP reductase FabG: MHIQFDGQVAVVTGGANGIGLATARRLGQSGARVAIWDRVAEAGAAAQAALTAEGLTVAFVQTDVTDRASVDAAVAATIATFGGIDILINNAGITRDAQLVKVKDGAVTGGMSEADFDAVIAVNLKGVFTCTQAVVPHLLAKGRGRIINASSVVAMNGNFGQTNYVATKAGVIGMTQVWARELGKRGITVNAIAPGFIATEMTAKMPAPVLEGMAGHTPLGRLGSPEDVANAYCFLASAQAAFINGATLTVDGGLVIGT, from the coding sequence ATGCATATCCAATTCGACGGACAGGTCGCCGTGGTCACCGGCGGCGCGAACGGAATCGGGCTCGCCACGGCGCGGCGACTGGGGCAGAGTGGCGCGCGCGTGGCCATCTGGGATCGCGTCGCCGAGGCCGGCGCGGCGGCTCAGGCAGCGCTGACCGCGGAGGGGCTGACGGTGGCCTTCGTCCAAACCGATGTGACCGACCGCGCGAGTGTGGACGCCGCGGTCGCGGCCACGATTGCCACCTTCGGTGGGATCGACATCCTGATCAACAACGCCGGTATTACGCGCGATGCGCAGCTGGTCAAGGTGAAGGACGGCGCGGTCACCGGCGGCATGAGTGAGGCCGACTTCGATGCGGTGATCGCGGTGAACCTCAAGGGCGTGTTCACCTGCACTCAGGCGGTCGTGCCGCATCTGCTCGCGAAGGGGCGCGGGCGCATCATCAATGCGTCGAGTGTCGTGGCGATGAACGGCAACTTCGGGCAGACGAATTACGTCGCGACCAAGGCCGGCGTGATCGGCATGACGCAGGTGTGGGCGCGCGAGCTGGGCAAGCGGGGCATCACCGTGAACGCGATCGCGCCCGGCTTCATCGCCACCGAGATGACGGCGAAGATGCCGGCGCCGGTTCTTGAGGGGATGGCCGGGCACACGCCGCTCGGGCGACTGGGATCGCCCGAGGATGTGGCGAACGCGTATTGCTTCCTCGCGTCGGCGCAGGCGGCGTTCATCAACGGCGCCACCCTCACGGTGGATGGCGGACTCGTCATCGGCACCTGA
- a CDS encoding response regulator — protein sequence MTRERPWSFGGGTHIIGDESGEMLDAGSRMYHDLMPGRYTIEVTAYDWAGRAYGPAVQHFEVATPLALRWYALVAYLLLAGGALYTIYAFRVRTITQANEGQLASERRALDSERRFRTLFEQALDAHLLMGEGRVQAANAEAARLFGVARQEDLVGRDLTSLLGDPNPVCASGEHQIRRGDLLVPVQCTVTDVPTETATLQHVVMRDLTDVRKAEAERAWFEAQVREAQKLESLGTLAGGVAHDFNNLLGVVRGNTELARAAQRKGRPSEEYLTAILDASDRARDIVKQILTFSRRSTPTREYVNLSSLVVDLQPLLRRMVLRTVNITVEGADTMQLMMGDPTQLQQLVLNLVSNADYAMRGRTDGDLRIVLASATIPDGQPAPTGEVVVLRVSDNGEGMTEEIRSRIFEPFFTTKPTGEGTGLGMAVVHGIVMSHEGRAEVISAPGAGTTFEMRFPRAQLDGLFDDLDDDLDLMPAEDGGLTENLMLGTPPQGTPVQPVALATEDNRFAGTTIVVVDDEPTVARVVERALEQYGHVVRVFLNPVTALDYMRERMQSVDLLITDQTMPGMTGDQLAEAVKALRPNLPVLILTGYSHRLTAERVAAVRARAVLLKPVELDVLKRAVDDALAAGASSGG from the coding sequence ATGACACGCGAGCGGCCGTGGAGCTTTGGCGGCGGCACGCATATCATCGGCGATGAATCCGGTGAAATGCTGGATGCCGGCAGCCGCATGTACCACGATCTGATGCCCGGGCGCTATACGATCGAGGTGACGGCGTATGATTGGGCTGGGCGGGCGTACGGCCCGGCCGTTCAGCACTTCGAGGTCGCGACGCCGCTCGCACTGCGCTGGTATGCGCTGGTGGCGTACTTGCTGCTGGCGGGCGGCGCGCTGTACACGATCTACGCCTTCCGCGTCCGCACGATCACGCAGGCCAACGAGGGGCAGCTCGCCAGTGAGCGCCGGGCGCTCGACAGCGAGCGGCGGTTCCGCACGCTCTTCGAGCAGGCGCTCGACGCGCACCTGCTGATGGGCGAGGGGCGCGTCCAGGCGGCCAACGCCGAAGCGGCTCGTCTGTTCGGTGTGGCCCGCCAGGAGGACCTGGTCGGACGCGACCTCACCAGCCTGCTTGGGGATCCCAACCCGGTGTGCGCGAGTGGGGAACACCAGATTCGTCGCGGGGATCTGCTGGTGCCCGTGCAATGCACGGTGACCGACGTACCCACGGAAACGGCCACGCTGCAGCACGTGGTCATGCGCGATCTCACCGACGTCCGCAAGGCGGAAGCCGAACGGGCGTGGTTCGAGGCCCAGGTGCGCGAGGCGCAGAAGCTCGAGTCACTCGGTACGCTGGCGGGCGGTGTCGCGCACGACTTCAACAACCTGCTGGGTGTCGTGCGCGGGAACACGGAGCTGGCTCGGGCCGCCCAGAGGAAGGGACGGCCCAGCGAGGAGTACCTGACGGCGATCCTCGATGCGAGCGATCGGGCGCGCGACATCGTGAAGCAGATCCTCACCTTCAGCCGCCGCTCCACGCCCACGCGCGAGTACGTGAACCTGTCATCGCTCGTGGTCGATCTGCAGCCGCTGCTGCGGCGCATGGTGCTCCGGACGGTGAACATCACCGTGGAAGGCGCCGATACGATGCAGCTCATGATGGGGGACCCCACCCAGCTGCAGCAGCTCGTGCTCAATCTGGTATCCAATGCAGACTACGCGATGCGTGGTCGGACGGACGGTGACCTGCGCATCGTACTCGCGTCAGCCACCATTCCCGACGGGCAGCCGGCGCCGACCGGTGAGGTGGTGGTCCTCCGCGTCAGCGATAATGGCGAAGGCATGACGGAAGAGATTCGCTCGCGGATCTTCGAGCCCTTCTTTACCACCAAGCCCACCGGCGAAGGGACCGGACTCGGGATGGCGGTGGTCCATGGCATTGTCATGTCGCACGAGGGGCGCGCGGAGGTCATCAGCGCCCCCGGCGCCGGCACCACGTTCGAGATGCGCTTCCCGCGTGCGCAGCTGGACGGGCTCTTTGACGACCTCGACGACGACCTCGATCTCATGCCCGCCGAGGACGGCGGACTGACGGAGAATCTGATGCTTGGCACGCCACCGCAGGGGACGCCGGTACAGCCGGTGGCGCTTGCGACCGAAGATAATCGCTTCGCCGGCACGACCATCGTCGTGGTGGACGACGAACCCACGGTCGCACGCGTCGTGGAGCGCGCGCTCGAGCAGTATGGGCACGTCGTTCGGGTGTTTCTCAATCCCGTCACGGCGCTCGACTACATGCGCGAGCGCATGCAGAGCGTCGATCTGCTCATCACCGACCAGACCATGCCGGGGATGACGGGCGACCAGCTGGCCGAGGCCGTGAAGGCGTTGCGCCCCAATCTGCCGGTGCTGATTCTGACCGGGTACAGCCATCGCCTGACGGCCGAACGAGTCGCGGCGGTGCGCGCGCGCGCGGTGCTGCTCAAGCCCGTTGAGCTGGATGTGCTCAAGCGTGCGGTCGACGATGCCCTCGCCGCGGGCGCCTCGAGCGGCGGGTAG
- a CDS encoding GMC family oxidoreductase, with protein sequence MSDLTSTLLSLGTRQPRERRVFDAIVVGSGISGGWAAKELTERGLETVVLEAGGPIDFGGKDFTEHVQSYELKYRGWGDRNTIAKTQPIQGQCYACDEAGHKFFVNDFENPYTTPDNAPFKWFRGRQVGGRSIMWGRQVYRWSDLDFEANAKDGHGTDWPIRYKDIAPWYSHVERFIGITGAKEGLSQLPDGEFLPAMQMTVVERAARENILKKFGGERVLTIGRAAVLTQNHNGRAACHYCGPCERGCVTHSYFNSIGSTLPAAKKTGRLTLRPHSVVTEVLFDAKRGRARGVRVIDAVTMQEHIFEAKVVFLCASAIESVRLLLNSKSTRFPDGFANSSGTLGKYVMDHHYGSGAGGTFPGFLDKRTEGRRPNGIYVARFRNVTSASKDFVRGYGMQGGSSRGGWGRGSGMRGYGAAFKQSLIDDLGPWGLSVGGWGETLPYEDNTITLDPTVKDKWGVPAARINVTWRENEIAMNKDIIASGVELMEAAGCTDVRPSRTMHPPGHCIHEMGGARMAKTAKEGVLNGWNQSWDVPNLFITDGSAMASTACQNPSITYMALTARAAAHAVAELKRRSL encoded by the coding sequence ATGAGTGACCTCACCTCCACCCTCCTCTCCCTCGGCACCCGGCAGCCGCGCGAACGGCGCGTCTTCGACGCGATCGTGGTGGGGTCCGGCATCAGCGGCGGCTGGGCAGCCAAGGAGCTCACCGAGCGCGGCCTCGAAACGGTCGTCCTCGAGGCCGGTGGCCCGATCGACTTCGGGGGCAAGGACTTCACCGAGCATGTGCAGTCGTACGAGCTCAAGTACCGCGGCTGGGGTGATCGCAACACGATCGCCAAGACGCAGCCCATCCAGGGGCAGTGCTACGCCTGCGACGAAGCCGGCCACAAGTTCTTCGTGAACGATTTCGAGAATCCGTACACGACGCCCGATAACGCCCCCTTCAAGTGGTTCCGTGGCCGGCAGGTCGGCGGACGCTCCATCATGTGGGGGCGCCAGGTCTATCGCTGGAGCGATCTCGACTTCGAGGCGAACGCGAAGGACGGGCACGGCACCGACTGGCCCATCCGCTACAAGGACATCGCGCCGTGGTATTCGCACGTCGAACGCTTCATCGGCATCACGGGCGCCAAGGAAGGGCTGTCGCAGCTTCCCGACGGCGAGTTCCTGCCCGCCATGCAGATGACGGTCGTGGAGCGCGCCGCGCGGGAAAATATTCTCAAGAAGTTCGGTGGCGAGCGCGTGCTCACGATCGGACGCGCGGCGGTGCTCACGCAGAATCACAATGGCCGCGCCGCCTGCCACTACTGCGGCCCCTGTGAACGCGGCTGCGTCACGCATTCGTACTTCAACTCCATCGGCAGCACGCTCCCCGCGGCCAAGAAGACGGGTCGGCTCACGCTGCGCCCGCACAGCGTGGTGACGGAAGTGCTCTTCGACGCCAAGCGCGGTCGCGCCCGCGGGGTACGGGTCATCGATGCGGTGACGATGCAGGAGCACATCTTCGAAGCCAAGGTGGTGTTCCTGTGCGCGTCGGCCATCGAGAGTGTGCGCCTGCTCCTCAATTCCAAGAGCACGCGTTTCCCCGACGGCTTTGCCAACTCGAGCGGCACGCTGGGCAAGTACGTCATGGACCATCACTACGGCTCGGGCGCCGGTGGCACCTTCCCCGGCTTTCTCGACAAGCGCACCGAAGGGCGTCGCCCGAATGGCATCTACGTGGCGCGCTTCCGCAACGTGACGAGTGCGTCTAAGGATTTCGTGCGGGGCTACGGCATGCAGGGCGGCTCGAGCCGCGGCGGCTGGGGTCGCGGGAGCGGGATGCGCGGCTATGGCGCGGCGTTCAAGCAGAGCCTCATCGACGACCTTGGGCCGTGGGGGCTCAGTGTGGGCGGTTGGGGCGAGACGCTCCCCTACGAAGACAACACCATCACCCTCGATCCCACGGTGAAGGACAAGTGGGGCGTGCCGGCGGCGCGCATCAACGTGACGTGGCGCGAGAATGAGATCGCGATGAACAAGGACATCATCGCGAGCGGTGTGGAGCTCATGGAAGCGGCGGGGTGCACCGATGTCCGGCCGAGCCGCACAATGCATCCGCCGGGACATTGCATTCATGAGATGGGCGGCGCCCGCATGGCGAAGACGGCGAAGGAGGGCGTCCTCAACGGCTGGAACCAGAGCTGGGATGTGCCCAATCTGTTCATCACCGACGGGTCGGCCATGGCATCGACTGCCTGCCAGAACCCGTCGATCACCTACATGGCCCTCACCGCGCGCGCGGCCGCGCACGCGGTGGCCGAACTCAAGCGGCGGAGCCTCTGA
- a CDS encoding tryptophan-rich sensory protein produces MSPRAAASAQPPVSSGAAWLALLVSIVVTGTAAAIAARSSVTSAVFYAQLDKPAWAPPPWLFGPVWSVLYLLMAVAAWRTWRAAGGAARGALGLYAGQLVLNALWTWLFFERHVGLWATAEVVALWAAILATVLAFRRHDRPAALMLAPYLAWVSFASALTVSVWQRNPSLL; encoded by the coding sequence ATGTCGCCTCGCGCCGCCGCCTCCGCCCAGCCCCCGGTCTCGTCCGGCGCCGCCTGGCTCGCCCTCCTGGTGTCGATCGTCGTGACCGGGACCGCCGCCGCCATTGCGGCGCGCTCGTCGGTCACCTCGGCGGTCTTCTACGCCCAGCTCGACAAGCCCGCCTGGGCGCCGCCCCCGTGGCTGTTCGGGCCCGTCTGGAGTGTGCTGTACCTCCTGATGGCGGTGGCGGCCTGGCGCACCTGGCGCGCCGCCGGCGGCGCCGCGCGGGGCGCCCTCGGGCTGTACGCGGGGCAGCTGGTGCTCAATGCCCTCTGGACGTGGCTGTTCTTCGAGCGACATGTGGGGCTCTGGGCCACCGCCGAGGTCGTGGCGCTCTGGGCCGCCATCCTGGCCACGGTGCTGGCGTTCCGGCGGCATGATCGGCCGGCGGCGCTCATGCTCGCGCCGTATCTCGCCTGGGTGAGCTTCGCCAGCGCCCTCACCGTGTCGGTCTGGCAGCGCAATCCGTCGCTGCTGTAG
- a CDS encoding polyphosphate kinase 2 family protein has product MSHAGSDAEVAAALSRLSLTPVVPDAVPSLGHKAARVDDAPPKAAVQAATEVLLTRLSALQDALHADRRKAVLLVLQGRDASGKDGVIRTVCGAFNPGGVQVASFGPPTDRELSHDYLWRVHQVMPPRGVIGVFNRSHYEDVLVVRVRGLVPEERWRQRYAQINAFEQMLSENDVVIRKCFLHVSRDEQQARLQERLDDPTKNWKFRLGDLDDRARWDDYTAAYQEVLARCSTAVAPWYVVPADSKTVRNYLIAKLLVETIEALQPSYPPMDPAVREAARGFQ; this is encoded by the coding sequence GTGAGCCACGCCGGCTCGGACGCCGAGGTGGCCGCGGCGCTGTCCCGGCTGTCGCTGACACCGGTCGTGCCCGATGCCGTCCCGTCTTTGGGGCATAAGGCGGCGCGCGTCGACGATGCCCCGCCCAAGGCGGCGGTGCAGGCCGCGACGGAGGTGCTGCTCACCCGGCTGAGCGCGCTGCAGGACGCGCTGCATGCCGATCGACGCAAGGCCGTCCTGCTCGTGCTGCAGGGGCGCGATGCCTCCGGCAAGGACGGCGTCATTCGCACGGTGTGCGGCGCGTTCAATCCGGGCGGGGTGCAGGTGGCATCCTTTGGTCCGCCCACCGACCGCGAGCTGTCGCACGACTATCTGTGGCGCGTGCATCAGGTGATGCCGCCGCGGGGGGTGATCGGCGTCTTCAATCGGTCGCACTACGAGGATGTCCTGGTGGTGCGGGTGCGTGGGCTGGTGCCCGAGGAGCGTTGGCGCCAGCGCTACGCGCAGATCAATGCGTTCGAGCAGATGCTGAGCGAAAACGATGTCGTGATCCGCAAGTGCTTCCTGCACGTGTCGCGCGATGAGCAACAGGCACGGCTCCAGGAGCGGCTCGATGATCCCACCAAGAACTGGAAGTTCCGACTGGGCGATCTGGACGACCGCGCCCGGTGGGATGACTACACGGCAGCGTATCAGGAGGTACTCGCCCGGTGCAGTACCGCCGTGGCGCCCTGGTACGTCGTGCCGGCCGACAGCAAAACCGTGCGGAATTACCTGATCGCCAAGCTGCTCGTGGAAACGATCGAGGCGCTGCAGCCCTCGTATCCCCCGATGGATCCCGCGGTTCGCGAGGCGGCGCGTGGTTTTCAGTAA